From Thermoanaerobacterales bacterium, a single genomic window includes:
- a CDS encoding Hpt domain-containing protein gives MGYSVKEVARELMLEPEDLVPVFVSFFEEASQVFSECYQALKTADLDALRGRFHALKGSSANLRMHSVTELAMALEDGARSADLELIASLLPGLQKAVDDIEERVRIFYGLNESALG, from the coding sequence ATGGGATACAGTGTCAAAGAAGTGGCCCGTGAGCTTATGCTTGAACCGGAAGACCTGGTTCCGGTCTTTGTGTCCTTTTTCGAGGAAGCTTCGCAAGTCTTCTCGGAATGTTACCAAGCCCTGAAAACAGCCGACCTTGACGCCCTGCGGGGCCGGTTCCACGCCTTAAAGGGCTCATCCGCCAACCTGCGGATGCACTCCGTGACCGAGTTGGCGATGGCGCTTGAAGACGGCGCCAGGTCGGCGGACCTGGAGCTGATCGCAAGTCTGTTGCCCGGCCTGCAAAAAGCCGTTGATGACATAGAGGAGCGGGTAAGAATTTTTTACGGCTTAAATGAAAGCGCGCTCGGGTAG
- a CDS encoding response regulator — MERPKVLIVDDQQSSLTLLKAQLQEYDVIEAGSGRQALKKIAEEKPDLILLDVMMPGMDGHSVLSIVRNAEETRLTPVLLVTALSDPEEKVKSLEKGADDYITKPFNPLELRARIKSLLRIKTLQTELENACNTLISIALVLEARDTYSVDHSRRTAFYAEMLAHKIFPGIKPAHRQMRMAGLLHDIGRVAIKDGVLSKPGKLDPEEFEIVKRHPVAGERICSHVSSLKPILPIIRHHHENFDGSGYPDGLAGREIPFGARILAIADAFDALTTDRPYRQAFERQTALEILQKGAGSQWDPRLVEQFIELAVNGALAEEKMAAFFAKHNYPSALSFKP; from the coding sequence TGATCGTCGATGATCAACAATCCAGCCTTACCCTCCTCAAAGCTCAACTCCAGGAATACGACGTAATCGAGGCCGGCAGCGGAAGACAGGCCCTCAAGAAGATCGCCGAGGAGAAACCGGACCTGATACTCCTCGACGTAATGATGCCCGGCATGGACGGGCACTCAGTGCTTTCCATTGTCAGGAACGCGGAGGAGACACGGTTGACCCCCGTGCTGCTCGTCACCGCCCTGAGCGACCCGGAGGAAAAAGTGAAGTCCCTGGAAAAAGGGGCCGACGACTACATTACCAAACCTTTCAATCCCCTGGAACTGCGCGCCCGCATCAAGTCGCTGCTACGGATCAAGACCCTGCAGACCGAGCTTGAGAACGCCTGTAACACGCTCATCTCTATTGCCTTGGTTCTGGAAGCCAGGGACACATACAGCGTGGACCATTCCCGCCGGACGGCGTTTTACGCCGAAATGCTGGCCCATAAGATCTTCCCCGGAATAAAACCCGCCCACAGGCAGATGCGGATGGCCGGATTACTCCACGATATCGGCAGGGTGGCCATCAAGGACGGCGTCCTTTCGAAGCCTGGTAAACTTGACCCGGAGGAATTCGAGATCGTCAAGAGGCACCCCGTCGCCGGCGAAAGAATCTGTTCACATGTATCCAGCCTCAAGCCCATACTGCCCATCATCAGGCACCATCATGAGAATTTTGACGGCAGCGGCTACCCAGACGGCCTGGCCGGCAGGGAAATCCCCTTCGGCGCACGTATCCTGGCCATCGCCGACGCCTTTGACGCCCTGACCACCGACCGTCCCTACCGCCAGGCCTTTGAACGGCAGACGGCCCTGGAAATCCTGCAAAAGGGCGCCGGTTCGCAGTGGGACCCCCGCTTGGTGGAACAGTTCATTGAACTGGCTGTTAACGGAGCTTTAGCTGAGGAAAAGATGGCCGCCTTCTTCGCGAAGCACAACTACCCGAGCGCGCTTTCATTTAAGCCGTAA